One Coregonus clupeaformis isolate EN_2021a chromosome 33, ASM2061545v1, whole genome shotgun sequence DNA window includes the following coding sequences:
- the LOC121558722 gene encoding DNA ligase 4-like, translating into MEETSKSEAAAPQSSVAAQVPFLHLCTTLEKIQKTKLRPDKSKFLRDFIDSWRKFHAALHKDNPATTDSFYSAMRLIVPSFERERMAYGIKESMLAKLYIDVLGLPKNGPEANKLLNYRTPTTSQGEAGDFALMAYFVLKKRCTSQGNLTIREVNDFLDSVAINNAGKQKDLVKKSLLHLITQSTALEQKWLIRMILKDMKLGVSKETVLQVFHSDAAELYNVTTDLNKVCRQLHDPSVSLSEVSIGLFSAFKPMLAAVANMRQVEKQMGNSTFFIETKLDGERIQLHKDGDVYKYFTRNSFEYTQQFGASPLEGSLTPFIHNFFKPHVVNCILDGEMMAYNPTADTFMQKGSKFDIKRLVDDSELQTCFCVFDVLLVNGHKFGNETLKERHDNLQTVFTPVKGRIHVVPKTEAKTMQEVVNALNEAIDNREEGIMVKDPSSIYKPDKRGEGWLKIKPEYVDGLMDELDLLIVGGYWGKGRRGGMMSHFLVAVAEAPKPGEKPSVFHTLCRIGSGYTMKELYDLGLKLAKYWKVYRRNDPPASILCGTERPEVYIDPCNSVIIQVKAAEIVSSDMYKTNCTLRFPRIEKIREDKEWHQCMTLAELDQFRNKASGKLFSRHLRINDNDEPEKKKRKAPAVAKPKKAVGVIDHFKSQDLSGVTKETDMFEDVEFCVMNGSEAHPKAELEKAVARLGGIVVQNPGPDTYCVIAAVENMRVKNLISSDQHDVVWAAWLLECLDRKQVVPWQPRHMIHMSPSTKEHFAKEYDCYGDSYFVDTDEQQLREVFGRIGSADTSTAQCIAKVEERYGWDDLPTSMFRPFRVYLDRYADIGDPKSIVPATCLDTRALEFRFHGGTVVQKLEEGVSHVIVVEETRVLALRTLRRLFTKKFKIVRESWVTESIKAGFLRNDNDYLV; encoded by the coding sequence ATGGAGGAAACCTCAAAAAGTGAAGCTGCTGCTCCCCAGAGCTCTGTTGCTGCTCAAGTTCCATTTCTTCACCTGTGCACCACGCTTGAAAAAATCCAGAAGACCAAACTCCGACCAGACAAATCAAAGTTTCTCCGTGACTTCATAGACTCCTGGAGGAAGTTCCATGCGGCCCTCCACAAAGACAACCCTGCCACCACAGACTCTTTCTACTCGGCCATGCGTCTCATAGTCCCCTCGTTCGAAAGGGAGCGTATGGCCTATGGCATTAAAGAGAGCATGTTAGCCAAGCTCTACATAGACGTCTTGGGTCTCCCCAAGAACGGACCAGAGGCTAACAAACTGTTGAATTACCGTACCCCCACCACATCTCAGGGGGAGGCGGGAGACTTCGCCCTCATGGCCTACTTTGTGTTGAAGAAACGCTGCACAAGCCAGGGCAACCTCACCATCAGAGAAGTCAATGACTTTCTGGACTCGGTGGCCATCAACAACGCTGGTAAGCAGAAGGACCTGGTGAAGAAGAGCCTGCTGCACCTTATCACCCAGAGCACAGCCCTGGAGCAGAAGTGGCTTATCCGCATGATCCTGAAGGACATGAAGCTGGGAGTCAGCAAAGAGACAGTGCTCCAGGTTTTCCACTCAGACGCGGCCGAGCTCTACAATGTCACCACAGACCTAAACAAGGTGTGCCGGCAGCTCCACGACCCCTCTGTGTCCCTCAGCGAAGTGTCCATTGGCCTGTTCTCTGCCTTCAAACCTATGCTGGCTGCCGTGGCCAACATGCGCCAGGTGGAGAAGCAGATGGGCAACAGCACCTTCTTCATAGAGACCAAGCTGGATGGAGAGCGCATCCAACTGCACAAGGATGGCGATGTCTACAAATACTTCACACGGAACTCCTTCGAGTACACCCAGCAGTTTGGTGCATCACCGCTAGAGGGCTCCCTGACGCCTTTCATCCACAATTTCTTCAAGCCCCACGTAGTCAACTGCATCCTGGATGGGGAGATGATGGCGTACAACCCCACCGCCGACACCTTCATGCAAAAAGGAAGCAAGTTTGACATCAAGAGGCTAGTGGACGATTCCGAGCTGCAGACGTGCTTTTGCGTATTCGACGTACTTCTTGTCAACGGCCACAAGTTTGGCAACGAGACGTTGAAGGAGCGCCACGACAACCTTCAGACTGTCTTCACTCCTGTTAAAGGGAGGATACACGTGGTGCCGAAAACGGAGGCCAAAACCATGCAAGAGGTGGTGAACGCCCTCAACGAAGCCATCGACAACAGGGAGGAGGGCATCATGGTGAAAGATCCCTCATCCATCTACAAGCCCGATAAGCGAGGTGAGGGCTGGCTCAAGATAAAGCCGGAGTACGTTGATGGCTTGATGGATGAGCTCGACCTGTTGATTGTCGGAGGCTACTGGGGAAAAGGAAGGCGAGGTGGCATGATGTCTCATTTCCTTGTCGCGGTGGCCGAAGCTCCGAAGCCTGGAGAGAAACCCTCTGTCTTCCACACGCTCTGTCGCATCGGCTCCGGCTACACCATGAAGGAGCTGTACGACTTGGGGCTGAAGCTGGCCAAGTACTGGAAAGTCTACCGGAGGAACGACCCTCCGGCCTCTATCCTGTGTGGGACGGAGAGACCAGAAGTCTACATTGACCCGTGCAACTCGGTCATCATCCAGGTGAAGGCAGCAGAAATAGTCAGTAGTGACATGTACAAAACCAACTGCACGCTACGCTTCCCCAGGATTGAGAAGATCCGGGAGGACAAAGAGTGGCACCAGTGCATGACCCTAGCTGAGCTCGATCAGTTTCGCAACAAGGCGTCCGGGAAGTTGTTCTCGCGCCACCTCCGCATCAATGACAATGACGAGCCCGAAAAGAAGAAGCGCAAGGCACCAGCAGTGGCCAAGCCCAAGAAGGCTGTCGGCGTCATCGACCACTTCAAGTCCCAGGACCTATCTGGCGTCACAAAGGAGACAGATATGTTTGAGGACGTGGAGTTTTGCGTTATGAACGGCAGCGAGGCGCACCCCAAAGCGGAGCTGGAGAAAGCAGTGGCCCGATTAGGCGGTATCGTGGTCCAGAACCCGGGACCGGATACCTACTGTGTGATCGCTGCTGTGGAGAACATGCGTGTGAAGAACCTGATCTCTTCAGACCAGCACGACGTGGTGTGGGCTGCCTGGCTGCTGGAGTGCTTAGACAGAAAGCAGGTGGTGCCATGGCAACCACGTCACATGATACACATGTCGCCCTCCACCAAGGAGCACTTTGCCAAGGAATATGACTGCTACGGAGACAGCTACTTCGTGGACACGGACGAGCAGCAGCTGAGGGAAGTCTTTGGGCGGATTGGCAGCGCGGACACATCGACGGCACAGTGCATCGCTAAGGTGGAGGAACGCTACGGCTGGGACGACCTCCCCACTAGCATGTTCAGACCTTTCAGGGTCTACCTGGACAGGTACGCAGACATAGGAGACCCTAAAAGCATCGTACCAGCCACCTGTCTGGACACGCGGGCTCTGGAATTCCGCTTCCATGGAGGGACAGTAGTGCAGAAGCTCGAGGAAGGGGTCTCTCATGTCATAGTGGTGGAGGAAACAAGAGTGTTGGCTTTAAGAACCCTCAGACGACTCTTTACCAAAAAGTTTAAGATCGTTAGAGAATCATGGGTAACAGAGTCTATCAAAGCAGGGTTTTTGCGGAATGACAATGACTACTTAGTGTGA